CCAGGCTTGCAGCATGGAGGGCTTGGCGTGGAAAATCCAGCGCCGCGGCTTTGGGGGCACTGGCCATGGCCCGGGCGGGGGCTGGAATACGGCGCAGATAAAGGGGATCACCCACCAAGGGGTGGCCATTATGGGCGAAATGCACCCTGATTTGGTGCGTGCGCCCAGTTGCCAAGCGACAGGCGACCAATGTTGCCGCTGTGCCCAACCTTTCCACCGTCTCGTAATGGGTGCGGGCTTCCTTGCCACCCCGTTCCACAACGGCCATGCGTTTGCGGTCACGCTTGTCACGACCAATGTTGCCTTCGTAGTCACCTTCAAGGGGAACCATCTGCCCCCATGCCACTGCCAAATAGCGCCGTTCCAGTTCACGGCGGGTAGCGAAGGTTTCTGAAAGGGCATGATGGGCCCGTTCAGTTTTGGCCACCACCATGACACCGGAAGTGTCCTTGTCCAGTCGGTGCACAATGCCAGGGCGCTTTTCACCGCCAATGCCCATGAAACCTTCACCGCAATGGGCCAGGAGCGCATTGACCAAAGTGCCGTTCTCATGGCCTGGGGCTGGGTGAACCACCAACCCTGCCGGCTTATTGATAACAATGAGGTCATCATCCTCATGAATGATGTCCAGCGCCATGGCTTCAGCGCGCGGGGTGGCCGGGGCAGCTGGGGGAACCTCCAAAGTGATAGTGTGCCCTGGCCGCACCATCATGGCGGGGTCGGTGACGGTCTGCCCATTGCAGCGCAAGTGCCCTTGCTCAATCAATGCCTTGGTGCGCGAGCGCGACAGGCCATCGAGCTTCTCAGCCAGATAGCGATCCACCCGTTGGGGCTCCATGCCAGGCTGCGCTATGAATTGATGGGACATGCCTGAGAGCGCATCCTGACCATCAAGGCCAGGGGGGCGTTGGGCATGATTTCCATTGGCGGAGGCTTGCATGAGTGTGGCGGTAGAAGAGGCTGAAGGTAAACCAGAGGACATAAAGGGCATTGTAGCGCCAAATGGTGCAGGCAGCGAGGGCGCTTCAGAAGATGCCCCCACCGCTGGAGGAGGCGGGGGGGATGACGTGCCGCCTTACAAGCCGCCACGTCTTTTGTTGGCGGCCGTGATCATCATGGGCATTATGCTTGTGGTGGGGGTGGTGTTTCTTGTTTACACCGTCATCGTGCGGGCCAGCCATCATGATGTTGTAGCAAGCCGGCCTGTGCCAGCCATGACTGTTGTCCATGGACAGGATTTTACCCTCCGTCCTGTTTTGAGCGATGAACCTGAAAGCCGTCTGATGGTGCCAGCACGCCCGGGGGAATGGATCCAATCCGTCACAGCGCGCCCTGATGGCGCCTTGGCTGTGTT
The sequence above is drawn from the Formicincola oecophyllae genome and encodes:
- a CDS encoding RluA family pseudouridine synthase, with the protein product MSHQFIAQPGMEPQRVDRYLAEKLDGLSRSRTKALIEQGHLRCNGQTVTDPAMMVRPGHTITLEVPPAAPATPRAEAMALDIIHEDDDLIVINKPAGLVVHPAPGHENGTLVNALLAHCGEGFMGIGGEKRPGIVHRLDKDTSGVMVVAKTERAHHALSETFATRRELERRYLAVAWGQMVPLEGDYEGNIGRDKRDRKRMAVVERGGKEARTHYETVERLGTAATLVACRLATGRTHQIRVHFAHNGHPLVGDPLYLRRIPAPARAMASAPKAAALDFPRQALHAASLGFRHPRTGEMMHFTAPLPPDMEKLLAALRPSQTA